In one Notolabrus celidotus isolate fNotCel1 chromosome 1, fNotCel1.pri, whole genome shotgun sequence genomic region, the following are encoded:
- the LOC117819986 gene encoding cytochrome b561 domain-containing protein 2, producing the protein MVHSKEKDSEPGIYGFTRTAAAALTHLVCIVFTVLITVLSRPGSSLFSWHPFLMTLAFSLFMTEAILLFSPHGSPIKRFQHKTKGRVHWILQCLCVSCAVLGLAAIFYNKHLNDKPHFTSWHGCLGLFTVCVLGLQSLAAVPLIYHSLAKGWSLAKLKRYHAASGLVTYLLGSASVVLGLCSAWFTMSVLGYNWYLAALCPTFTAFVMMNQVTSAYMAKKRLQS; encoded by the exons ATGGTTCACAGTAAAGAGAAAGACTCCGAGCCTGGGATCTACGGTTTTACccgcacagcagcagcagctctcacaCACCTGGTCTGCATCGTCTTCACTGTGTTGATCACAGTTCTGTCCCGACCAGGATCAA gtttgttTTCCTGGCATCCCTTCTTAATGACACTGGCA TTCTCCTTATTCATGACAGAAGCCATACTCCTCTTCTCGCCTCATGGCTCCCCCATAAAAAGGTTTCAACACAAGACCAAAGGCCGTGTCCACTGGATTCTGCAGTGcctctgtgtttcttgtgcGGTCCTTGGTCTGGCAGCCATCTTTTACAACAAACACCTGAATGACAAACCCCACTTCACCTCATGGCATGGTTGTCTGGGCCtgttcacagtgtgtgtgttggggctTCAGTCTttggcagctgtgcctctgatcTACCACTCTCTGGCCAAAGGCTGGTCACTGGCCAAACTCAAACGCTACCACGCAGCGTCTGGACTTGTCACGTACCTGCTGGGCAGTGCCAGTGTAGTCCTGGGTCTTTGCTCTGCCTGGTTCACTATGTCTGTGTTGGGGTACAACTGGTATCTGGCAGCACTGTGCCCTACATTCACTGCCTTTGTTATGATGAACCAAGTCACTAGTGCCTACATGGCTAAGAAGCGATTACAGTCCTGA